In a single window of the Raphanus sativus cultivar WK10039 chromosome 9, ASM80110v3, whole genome shotgun sequence genome:
- the LOC108828001 gene encoding subtilisin-like protease SBT1.3, which yields MAGKNPLQKCFLSIILSLNLMVLHAETGQKKTYVVHMDKSAMPSPYTNHLQWYTSKIDSVRDPKSHEEEEGDRILYTYQTAFQGLAARLSKEEAERLEEEPGVIAVIPETRYELHTTRSPRFLGLERQESERVWAERVTDHDVIVGVLDTGIWPESESFNDTGMSPVPSTWRGACETGRGFLKHNCNRKIVGARVFYRGYEAATGKIDQELEYRSPRDKDGHGTHTAATVAGSPVRGANLLGFAYGTARGMAPKARVAAYKVCWVGGCFSSDILSAVDQAVADGVHVLSISLGGGISTYSRDSLAIATFGAMEMGVFVSCSAGNGGPDPISLTNVSPWITTVGASTIDRDFPATVKLGTRRVFKGVSLYKGRTVLSRSKQYPLVYFGRNASSPDPTSFCLDGALDGHNVAGKIVICDRGVTPRVQKGQVVKRAGGVGMILTNTATNGEELVADCHLLPAVAVGEKEGKVIKEYAMTSKRATASLEILGTRVGIKPSPVVAAFSSRGPNFLSLEILKPDLLAPGVNILAAWSGDMAPSSLSSDKRRVKFNILSGTSMSCPHVSGVAALIRSRHPDWSPAAVKSALMTTAYVHDNMLKPLTDAAGEEPSSPYDHGAGHIDPLKAIDPGLVYDIGPQEYFDFLCTQELSPSQLKVFTKHSNRSCKHSLAGNNPGNLNYPAISALFPENTRVKAMTLRRTVTNVGPHVSSYKVSVSPFKGATVTVQPKTLNFTTKHQKLSYSVTFRTKLRMKRPEFGGLLWKSATHKVRSPVIITWLPPL from the coding sequence ATGGCTGGCAAAAACCCACTTCAAAAATGCTTTCTTTCCATCATCTTATCCCTCAATCTCATGGTTCTACATGCAGAAACTGGTCAGAAGAAGACTTATGTTGTCCATATGGACAAATCTGCCATGCCTTCACCTTACACTAATCACCTACAGTGGTACACTTCAAAGATAGACTCTGTAAGAGATCCCAAATcacacgaagaagaagaaggtgacaGAATACTCTACACTTACCAGACAGCGTTTCAAGGATTAGCAGCTCGACTTAGCAAAGAGGAAGCAGAGAGGCTCGAGGAAGAACCTGGTGTCATAGCTGTGATTCCTGAGACAAGGTACGAGCTTCACACCACAAGAAGTCCCAGGTTTCTTGGGTTAGAGAGGCAAGAGAGTGAGAGAGTTTGGGCAGAGAGAGTCACCGACCATGATGTGATAGTTGGTGTTTTGGACACTGGGATATGGCCTGAGAGCGAGAGCTTCAACGACACAGGCATGTCCCCTGTTCCTTCTACTTGGAGAGGTGCCTGTGAAACCGGAAGAGGGTTCTTGAAACATAACTGCAACAGAAAGATTGTCGGTGCTAGAGTTTTCTACAGAGGATACGAAGCTGCAACGGGGAAGATCGACCAAGAGCTTGAGTACAGATCACCTAGAGACAAAGACGGTCACGGGACGCACACTGCAGCCACGGTAGCTGGCTCACCTGTCAGAGGAGCAAATCTTCTTGGATTTGCTTACGGAACGGCTCGAGGGATGGCTCCAAAGGCAAGAGTGGCTGCTTACAAAGTCTGTTGGGTTGGAGGATGTTTCAGCTCGGACATCTTGTCAGCTGTTGATCAAGCCGTTGCCGATGGAGTTCATGTTCTCTCTATATCCTTAGGTGGTGGGATCTCAACTTATTCACGTGACAGTTTGGCTATAGCAACGTTCGGAGCGATGGAGATGGGTGTGTTCGTCTCGTGTTCAGCTGGTAATGGAGGTCCTGACCCGATCAGCCTCACGAATGTTTCACCGTGGATCACAACGGTTGGTGCAAGTACCATAGACAGAGACTTTCCAGCCACGGTGAAGCTAGGAACTAGAAGAGTATTCAAAGGAGTTTCTCTTTACAAAGGCAGAACAGTTTTGTCTCGGTCCAAACAGTATCCTCTTGTTTACTTTGGTAGGAACGCAAGCAGCCCTGATCCCACCTCGTTCTGTCTAGACGGTGCTCTCGACGGGCACAACGTGGCAGGCAAGATCGTGATATGCGACCGCGGTGTTACTCCGCGTGTGCAAAAGGGTCAGGTTGTGAAAAGAGCTGGAGGAGTTGGGATGATACTGACCAACACCGCGACAAACGGCGAAGAGCTGGTAGCAGATTGTCATCTGCTACCAGCCGTTGCGGTAGGGGAGAAAGAAGGTAAAGTGATCAAGGAGTATGCGATGACGAGTAAAAGAGCCACTGCGAGTTTAGAGATCCTTGGGACAAGAGTTGGAATCAAACCGTCTCCTGTTGTAGCAGCATTCTCTTCGAGAGGACCCAACTTTCTCTCCCTGGAGATCTTGAAACCGGACTTGCTAGCTCCGGGAGTGAACATTCTCGCGGCTTGGTCTGGAGACATGGCGCCATCGAGTCTGTCGTCTGACAAAAGGAGGGTTAAGTTCAATATACTGTCGGGAACTTCCATGTCGTGTCCTCACGTGAGCGGTGTGGCTGCTTTGATCAGATCAAGGCATCCGGATTGGAGTCCCGCAGCGGTCAAATCGGCTCTCATGACGACGGCTTACGTTCACGACAACATGCTTAAGCCTCTTACGGATGCAGCGGGAGAAGAACCTTCGTCGCCTTATGATCACGGTGCTGGACATATAGATCCTTTGAAAGCTATAGATCCTGGTCTTGTCTACGACATTGGACCTCAGGAGTATTTTGATTTCCTCTGCACTCAAGAGTTGAGTCCTTCGCAGCTCAAGGTCTTCACAAAGCATTCGAACAGATCTTGCAAACACAGTCTTGCCGGTAATAACCCTGGAAACTTGAACTACCCTGCGATTTCAGCTTTGTTCCCAGAGAACACACGTGTTAAAGCTATGACACTTAGAAGAACCGTGACCAATGTTGGTCCTCACGTTTCAAGCTACAAGGTCTCTGTCTCTCCTTTCAAAGGCGCAACCGTCACAGTCCAGCCAAAGACACTCAATTTCACTACGAAACACCAGAAGCTTTCCTACAGTGTTACTTTCAGGACGAAGCTGCGGATGAAGAGGCCTGAGTTTGGTGGTCTTTTATGGAAGAGTGCGACGCATAAGGTTCGTAGCCCGGTTATAATCACATGGTTGCCTCCTCTGTAG
- the LOC108828002 gene encoding mitochondrial metalloendopeptidase OMA1: protein MSWYRRTKLVFDSLRRNIDPKILPRSHLPSSIKPTGSPNPSSNFSGFSSIASRQVGLRSWTPLGSRNRVAYNPFLSQAKRSYYVDRYQVRHFKPRGPRKWLQNPKAVWTVVLLGSGVLVTLYFGNLETVPYTKRTHFVLLSKAMEKRIGESQFEQIKKTYKGKVLPAIHPESIRVRLIAKEVIDALQRGLSHEHVWSDLGYGSMDSTTRGSDTGVKEVGIALSEGGDGEETLSEMKWSKDDQILDDKWIQESRKKDTKGESAHLEGINWEVIVVNEPMVNAFCLPAGKIVVFTGLLDHFKSDAEVATVIGHEVGHAVARHVAEGITKNLWFAILQLVLYQFVMPDLVNTMSALFLRLPFSRKMEIEADYIGLLLLASAGYDPRIAPKVYEKLGKLGGDVALGEYLSTHPSGKKRSQLLAQANVMEEALMIYREVQSGRGIEGFL from the exons ATGTCATGGTACCGAAGAACCAAACTCGTGTTCGACTCCCTGCGACGGAACATAGATCCGAAGATTCTCCCCCGCTCTCACCTTCCCTCGAGTATCAAACCCACTGGGTCTCCTAATCCCTCATCTAATTTTTCCGGGTTCTCCTCAATCGCATCCCGCCAAGTAGGGTTACGATCATGGACACCTCTCGGGAGCAGGAACAGGGTCGCTTACAATCCGTTTCTGAGTCAAGCCAAGAGAAGCTACTACGTTGATCGCTACCAAGTTCGTCACTTCAAGCCACGTGGACCCCGAAAGTGGCTCCAAAACCCTAAAGCTGTCTGGACGGTGGTGCTCCTTGGTTCCGGAGTTCTCGTCACTCTCTACTTCGGCAACTTGGAGACTGTTCCTTACACAAAGCGAACTCATTTCGTTCTCTTGTCCAAAGCCATGGAGAAGAGAATCGGGGAATCTCAGTTTGAGCAGATCAAGAAGACTTACAAAGGGAAAGTCCTCCCTGCCATCCACCCCGAGAGCATCAGGGTTAGACTGATAGCTAAAGAGGTCATTGATGCGTTGCAGAGAGGTTTGAGCCACGAGCACGTGTGGAGTGATTTAGGGTATGGTTCGATGGATAGCACTACGAGGGGTAGTGATACGGGAGTGAAGGAGGTGGGTATTGCTTTGAGTGAAGGTGGCGATGGTGAAGAGACCTTGAGTGAGATGAAATGGTCTAAAGATGATCAGATTCTTGATGATAAATGGATTCAAGAAAGCAGGAAGAAAGATACCAAGGGAGAGAGTGCTCATCTTGAAGGGATTAACTGGGAGGTGATTGTGGTTAACGAGCCTATGGTTAACGCCTTTTGCTTGCCCGCTGGGAAGATTGTTGTCTTCACTGGCTTGCTTGATCATTTCAAGTCTGATGCTGAAGTTGCTACTGTCATCGGGCATGAG GTTGGTCATGCGGTGGCTAGACATGTAGCCGAGGGGATAACAAAGAACTTATGGTTTGCAATCCTTCAGCTGGTTTTGTATCAGTTTGTCATGCCCGATCTTGTGAACACAATGTCTGCGCTCTTCTTGAGGCTTCCTTTCTCTAGAAA GATGGAGATAGAAGCCGATTACATTGGTTTGCTATTACTTGCATCTGCGGGATATGACCCAAGAATAGCTCCTAAAGTATATGAGAAGCTGGGGAAGCTGGGCGGAGATGTGGCACTCGGGGAATATTTATCGACACATCCTTCAGGGAAGAAGAGATCACAGCTTCTGGCTCAAGCCAATGTGATGGAAGAAGCACTAATGATATATAGAGAAGTCCAATCGGGTCGTGGCATTGAAGGCTTTCTTTAG
- the LOC108826163 gene encoding CDGSH iron-sulfur domain-containing protein NEET, with amino-acid sequence MSTFGLGLCNTGQLPFRRVTGETGRKQQRIAVVRAEGGGGGINPEIRKNEEKVVDSVVVTELSKNITPYCRCWRSGTFPLCDGSHMKHNKANGDNVGPLLLKKQ; translated from the exons ATGAGCACGTTTGGTTTAGGGCTATGTAACACCGGGCAGCTTCCATTCAGGCGAGTCACCGGTGAAACGGGGAGGAAGCAGCAGAGGATTGCAGTGGTGAGAGCAGAAGGCGGAGGAGGCGGAATCAATCCGGAGATCAGAAAGAACGAGGAGAAGGTGGTGGACTCCGTCGTGGTCACCGAGCTTTCCAAAAACATAACTCCATATTGCAG GTGTTGGAGGTCGGGGACATTTCCTTTGTGTGATGGGAGTCATATGAAGCACAACAAAGCTAATGGAGATAACGTTGGCCCTCTCCTTCTGAAAAAGCAGTAG